CATTCTTCCATTAATCATGAAATTTGAAGCGACGCTATTATCTGCTTGCTTTGTTAAATAAGATACTTCTCTCTTAAGTTGCAATAGGTCAGATCTGTATTTGTTGCTAGAAGAGAGTTTTTTTCCTAAACTTTTGATCTTAGATGTGTCAAGAATATCACCTTCAGACATTTCTTTTAGAAAATTAAATACGCGCTTTTCATAATCATCTAAACCTTTTGCATCGATGATTCTAATTGACAATCCCTTATCTTTCTTTTTTATCTGGATCTTATTCCTCTTATGAAGATCGAGTAAAGTTGCGTAAAATCCATTTTCATCAAAATCTAATGCATCTCTTTTAAAAACAAGATTAACAATCCAAGGCTTTATTTTCTCATTAGGTACAAAACTAAGGAACTTTGGTACAGCAAAATCCTTCTCTTTTCCATAAGCGATGTAAAGTAATACAATTATCAGTGGTGAACATAGAGTAAGTATTCTAGTAGACTCTCTAAGAGCTAAAGCAATATAATATTGGATTGAGTAGAAGTAACTTTCTCTTATAGTAGGACCGCTTACATCTTCAAATTTTTGAGGGAATCCATTTAGTTTATCTATAGCCTCTTTTTTAAGCAACATTTCAATCTCAAGAAGCTCGTTTTTAGCTACTTCTCCAGTCAATATGATTTCATTATCTTGCTCAGATTTTTCCAATGATAATGGGCGTGGGAATATTCTCAAGACATAATCTTTGTCCTTGATAGTAACTTTAACATTGCGATAGGTTAGATGCTCATCTGCGAGTTTTAGATTTAAATGACATATATTGGCATCATACTCAATTGGTGGATGAATATTAAAAATATATTTTATAGTATATTTACCAGTCTGAAATCTATCTGGATTATAAAATCCTACCTCATTCTTATACGCTAACGAACCTATCTTATCAGCTACATTGCCCTTAGGATCTGAATCATTTACCCATGTAGTTCCTTGATAATCTTTTAGATAGAATATTGCATCCGCAGAGAAAGTAGCATCACTAAACTCTATTGATGGTTGAGCTAGCGGATTCGTAGATAAAGGGGCATCCCAGAATCTATAAAGCATCCTATACTTGTTTGAGGTTTTAACATCATAAACATATTCTTCCGTAAGAGTTCCATTAATGTAAAGAGTGGCTTCATAATTATCGACTACGACGTCTTCTTCTATTATTGAAGACGCTTGACTTATGATGATTAATCCAAATATTCCTATAAAAAGTGAAATAAAAAATAAAATGGTGATTTGTTTTTTCTCTGCCAATTTATCCTGCCTTTAGAATTCTATTTTAGGTCGTCTTTCAATTGCTTCTTCGAATTTTAGATATTCAAGCTTTATTAGAGCTATCAATTGGGCAATATACTTTGAAGGAATAGTATCATGCATAATATTGTATTCTTGTGCAATATTATTGTAAGTATATCTTTGTCTAGCGATCTCACCCTCAATATCTTTAACACCATCCATAAGACTTGAGACAGTATTTGAAGTTTTCAGATCTGGATAGCTCTCAGCTACTGCTAATAAGTTCCCAAGAAGTCCCCTTGATTCAGAATCGATTTTGCGTAAACCTTCTGGACTGGCTTTAAAGACTTCAGATCTTAAACGTGTTACTTTCTCCAATACTTCTCTTTCAAACTTTGCGTAACTTTTAACAGAATCCACTAGTTGCTCAATCATATCAAGTCTCTTCTTCATTGCCACGCGTACTTGCCCTAAAGTTGCTTCAGCTGAGTTCTTGAGTGTGTAGAATCTATTGTAAGTTGAGACGAAATACAGAATAAGCCCTAATCCTGCTATTGCTAGTACAGATAATATGATTAATAGTGATGTATCCAAAAATATCGCATCCATTTCTATTTCTTGTAGATATTCATTAATAATTTCAATAGATTAAGTTCTTCTTTACTTTGAATAATAAAAAAGTTGGTGCTATAATTTTATTGAAGTTTCTTCCTTTATCGATTTTAGGATAATAGAAGTCTCTGTAGCTATAATTCCATTAATTGCTCCAATTTCGTCCAATACCCTTGATAGCTCTTGA
The genomic region above belongs to Candidatus Bathyarchaeota archaeon and contains:
- a CDS encoding LemA family protein; the encoded protein is MDTSLLIILSVLAIAGLGLILYFVSTYNRFYTLKNSAEATLGQVRVAMKKRLDMIEQLVDSVKSYAKFEREVLEKVTRLRSEVFKASPEGLRKIDSESRGLLGNLLAVAESYPDLKTSNTVSSLMDGVKDIEGEIARQRYTYNNIAQEYNIMHDTIPSKYIAQLIALIKLEYLKFEEAIERRPKIEF
- a CDS encoding DUF2207 domain-containing protein, giving the protein MAEKKQITILFFISLFIGIFGLIIISQASSIIEEDVVVDNYEATLYINGTLTEEYVYDVKTSNKYRMLYRFWDAPLSTNPLAQPSIEFSDATFSADAIFYLKDYQGTTWVNDSDPKGNVADKIGSLAYKNEVGFYNPDRFQTGKYTIKYIFNIHPPIEYDANICHLNLKLADEHLTYRNVKVTIKDKDYVLRIFPRPLSLEKSEQDNEIILTGEVAKNELLEIEMLLKKEAIDKLNGFPQKFEDVSGPTIRESYFYSIQYYIALALRESTRILTLCSPLIIVLLYIAYGKEKDFAVPKFLSFVPNEKIKPWIVNLVFKRDALDFDENGFYATLLDLHKRNKIQIKKKDKGLSIRIIDAKGLDDYEKRVFNFLKEMSEGDILDTSKIKSLGKKLSSSNKYRSDLLQLKREVSYLTKQADNSVASNFMINGRMKLVPFILISASLFVISLILLFTLTNVASILSHATITSLIPIIQFAIALAFPSTLFGKWKGSAYKEKLQWDSFKRFLSDLALIKKYAPDDLSMWGSWLVYGTSLGLGDNVVKIMKELKIPLKEIEFTPYMPLFVRPIMTAYPPSAQARGSSGGFGGGGFGAGGGFGGGGGGAR